The window CGATGGTTTCTCAGGTACAAATTTTAATCGCCCAGATTTCCAAAGAATGATTAGCGATGTTGACGCTGGCAAAGTGAAAAGGATTATCGTAAAAGACATGTCCCGTCTTGGACGTGACTATCTGCAGGTGGGAATGTATACGGAAATTATGTTTCCCGAACGAGATATTCACTTTATTGCAGTCAATGATGGTGTGGACAGTATGCAGGGAGACAACGAGTTTACCCCATTCAGAAACATCATCAACGAATGGTACGCAAAAGATACCAGCAAGAAGATACGGGCGGTTAAAAAAGCAAAAGGATTAGCAGGCGAACACTTATCTTCAAATGCTCCCTATGGCTATCGTAAAAATTCAGATAATCCGAAACAATGGCTTATAGATGAAGAAGCTGCGGAGGTAGTAAAAGAGATATTCCGCTTATGCGTAGATGGTAACGGTCCGACGCAGATAGCGAATATTTTAGCGGAGCGAAAAATATTGACGCCTGTTCACTATATGGCGAGCAAGGGACTAAACCCAATTACAGTACTACCGGAAAACCCGTATCAATGGTCAAGTACCGTTGTAGTAAAAACATTGGAGCGTATGGATTACTTAGGTCATACGGTAAACTTCAAAACCTATACGAAGTCCTACAAAAACCATAAAAAGATATTTAACAATCCCGATCAGTGGCAGGTGTTTGAAAATACTCATGATGCTCTGATTGACCAATCAACCTTTGACATTGTTCAAAAAATCCGTCAAGGGCGCAGACGTCCTACAAAGATGGGTGAAATGCCAATGTTCAGCGGACTTCTCTTTTGTGGGGACTGTGGAAGTAAAATGTCATTTCATCGTAAAGTTGAGCAACCGGAAGAAAAGCACAATTTTGTATGCAGCGAATATCGTCATAATACAAAGAGCTGTTCCATGCACTATATCCGTAATGTTGTAGTTGAAAAAATTGTTTTGAAAAATCTAAGGGAAGTTATATCCTATGTATCATCTCATGAAATTGAATTTGTACAGATGGTTGTGGATACTGACCTGAAAACTAAAAACAAGGAACTTACCAAAAAGAAAAAACGACTTACTGAAATTCAGAACCGCATTGTGGAACTGGATGAAATTTTCAAGCGTATTTATGAGGATAATATTAGCGGTAAATTATCCGATGAACGGTTTATGAAACTGTCAAATGGGTATGACGCGGAACAACATGATTTGCAAACTGAGCTTATAGAAGTACGGCAGGAATTAAAGCAGGAAGCGGAACAATCCGTGAATGTGGAAAATTTTATTGCCATTGTTAAAAAGCACACTGATATAACAAAGCTTACGCCTGCGATACTTAGAGAATTTGTTGACAAGATTATAGTATACGCTCCTGATAAGAGCAGCGGCAGGCGCTTACAAGAGATTGAGATTATCTATAATCATATCGGTGTATTTGACCAATCTAAGGTCACTCTATGGAAAGGAAAAGCGGTATAGCATCTTGTAAATGCTATACCGCAATCCTACATCTTAAAAACATCCCTATCACAACCTAGTTAAAAGAGGGCTTGGGGAGTCTCAAGATGGTGCCGGTGGTCGGAAGCCATTAGTATGTGCAACATTTGTTTATCGAGTTGCTTAGTTTCTTGTGCCCTTTTCAATCAAATCATTAGTATAGGGGTTTAGGCTTATAAATATAGAAATTCAAAGTTATAATCAGGTAAAACTTCATTATTGAGTTCACTTACTTTTCCCATTAATAATGAAGTTGTATTATTCGCTTGTTCAATTGTTTTAGGATAGTGTTCTGTAATGTATTGTTCCACGAAGTCAGCTCCATTACTGGGCATTACAAAACAAGGTATATTAGGCGTGGAAGGTATTTCTCCAGTTAATATACCATCTTCTTTCCAAGTATTGGAGCATAGATAAGTATGTTTTATTGCTATTGATTCCCGATGTAATGAGCGTTAAATCGAACTTTTGCTTTTCCCAATTGACCTTGGCCTCTGGCAATTCTTTTGTTTTCTGCAAATTGTTGAAAAACTCGTTTGAATAAATTATAAAGTCTTTGAGCTGTTCACAATGACTATCTGAATTGTCGCTCTATATTCGCTATTATTTATTGACAATGTTTATATTTGGAACCATAATAATGATATTATTGAAAATGAGTAGATTTGTCGAACGCGATCTAGTTGAGCTTTTGTTATATTTAAAAGCCCAAAGTTATGACAAATCATAGAAGGGAGGGCCCATATGAAATATTTATTAAAGTGGTTCTTGGATTTAAAGATCATCTCAAAGATTATGATTTGCTATGTTGCTATGCTCGTCATTTTCCTGTCTGTTGGCAATATTACCTATCACCAGTATCAAGATCTTACTGCAAGCAAGGTCCAGCAAATGTCTGTCGAGACTACCCACTCGGTTAACAATAACCTCGACTTTATATTTGATACCATGAATAATCAGAGCATCATACTCTTATCAAATCAGACAATACAATCTGCAATGGAACAATCCGTTCAGAAATATAATTTTGTGCTGCAGACTAAGGTTTGTAATTATCTGGCTGATTTTATGAATTTTAATGACATGATTTCATCTATCTATATATTTGATAAAAATGGAATCGAATATTACGTCGACAGCACCTCATTCAAAAATATAAGTCTGGATAAAATCCGCAAAGCGGCCTGGTATCCACAGCTTGTAGAGTTAAATGGCGGTTATTTGCTAAAACTGGACGGCGGCGGAACTTTTACGCCGGGAAAAGACAACTATATTTCTCTGGTTCGGGTAATTAATAATATTAACACGCAGAAGCCAATGGGGTTCATGGTAATAAATATAGCCACCAAATCGATTCTTCGCACTGTCATGAAGCAGAACAATGCATATGATATACAAATTGTCCTAACGGATGAATCGGGCCATAATATTTTCGACTCAACTCCGGCGGGTGTGAAAAATTATGCAAATTCCATCGTCAAGATTCCGTCAGGCAGTTCCGAGATACTTAAAATTAACGGAGGAAGTTATATCGTTTCGTCCCTTGACAACCGCTATGGTTGGGGGCTCACCAACATTACTCCGTTTAGTGAATTCACAAAACAAATCGTTGCGACGAACATCACTCTGGTCATATTTATTCTGGCATTTGGAATCTTGTTTTTAGCAACGTTTATTGTTATATCTCTATTAATCACGAGACCAATTCGAAAGCTTGCAATCTCAATGAAAGCGGTGGAGAATGGTGATTTTAGGGAAATCAGTGTAAAAACCGGCAACGACGAGATCGGGCACCTGAAGGATGTATACAACATGATGGTGCGCAGAATCGTTCTTTTAATT of the uncultured Caproiciproducens sp. genome contains:
- a CDS encoding recombinase family protein, whose amino-acid sequence is MLKQSNNTVAFNDTLAMTEENITALYCRLSQDDKQDGDSNSIVNQKKILKKYALEHGYKNYLFYIDDGFSGTNFNRPDFQRMISDVDAGKVKRIIVKDMSRLGRDYLQVGMYTEIMFPERDIHFIAVNDGVDSMQGDNEFTPFRNIINEWYAKDTSKKIRAVKKAKGLAGEHLSSNAPYGYRKNSDNPKQWLIDEEAAEVVKEIFRLCVDGNGPTQIANILAERKILTPVHYMASKGLNPITVLPENPYQWSSTVVVKTLERMDYLGHTVNFKTYTKSYKNHKKIFNNPDQWQVFENTHDALIDQSTFDIVQKIRQGRRRPTKMGEMPMFSGLLFCGDCGSKMSFHRKVEQPEEKHNFVCSEYRHNTKSCSMHYIRNVVVEKIVLKNLREVISYVSSHEIEFVQMVVDTDLKTKNKELTKKKKRLTEIQNRIVELDEIFKRIYEDNISGKLSDERFMKLSNGYDAEQHDLQTELIEVRQELKQEAEQSVNVENFIAIVKKHTDITKLTPAILREFVDKIIVYAPDKSSGRRLQEIEIIYNHIGVFDQSKVTLWKGKAV
- a CDS encoding histidine kinase, producing MKYLLKWFLDLKIISKIMICYVAMLVIFLSVGNITYHQYQDLTASKVQQMSVETTHSVNNNLDFIFDTMNNQSIILLSNQTIQSAMEQSVQKYNFVLQTKVCNYLADFMNFNDMISSIYIFDKNGIEYYVDSTSFKNISLDKIRKAAWYPQLVELNGGYLLKLDGGGTFTPGKDNYISLVRVINNINTQKPMGFMVINIATKSILRTVMKQNNAYDIQIVLTDESGHNIFDSTPAGVKNYANSIVKIPSGSSEILKINGGSYIVSSLDNRYGWGLTNITPFSEFTKQIVATNITLVIFILAFGILFLATFIVISLLITRPIRKLAISMKAVENGDFREISVKTGNDEIGHLKDVYNMMVRRIVLLIDDIIREQTIKRKKDLEVLQMQIKPHFLYNSFDAIGSLALSGNNSDVFRLVQSLGRFYRGFLSACDEAITVKEELEITDSYITIQRIRFPNKFTVVKEIDPQVLGVKIPSLTLQPLVENAIDHGIRGKIGAGVLTIKACALEDSIQITVEDDGVGMEEEKTAEILEHHSKGVGMKATMEKLNLYFEAENVLKIQSKKGCGTKITITIPIDRGAHVG